Proteins encoded by one window of Nocardioides euryhalodurans:
- a CDS encoding PLP-dependent aminotransferase family protein produces the protein MQQLVSAHRTATLVGDFPRSPAYAGLAEALRRLVADGRIPVGARLPSERDLTRVLDVSRTTVTRAYASLVEQGYAEPRRGSGTFTRLPGEATRVHDRALLPRPDDAGVVDLNCAAPAATWGIAAAYERALAVLPSYLAGHGYFPVGLPALQQAIASSYEARGLPTSPDQVMVTPGALAAAAIVSRALTGAGDRVLVESPCYPNAVEALRDAGARLVPSPVDPDGWDLPGIGAGLHQVAPRLAFLIPDFQNPTGLLMPDEQREEYAGHLRRARVRAVVDEAHQWLPLEGQAMPLPFAAHAPGTVTVGSASKGFWGGLRVGWIRAPEGTMDSFVRARLALDLGAPVLEQLVLVELLRDADRVVGDHRHRLREQRDALADAVSTSLPDWRFRLPSGGLALWCELPAPLATALAAEGDRRGVVVAPGPVFAAEGGLARFVRLPWTRPVGELQDAVARLAEAWSAVLAGHDPDRRPSSRVMVA, from the coding sequence GTGCAGCAGCTCGTCAGTGCCCACCGCACCGCCACCCTGGTCGGCGACTTCCCGCGCTCCCCGGCCTACGCCGGCCTCGCCGAGGCGCTGCGCCGCCTGGTCGCCGACGGCCGGATCCCGGTCGGCGCCCGGCTGCCCAGCGAGCGCGACCTGACCCGCGTGCTCGACGTGTCCCGCACGACGGTCACGCGGGCCTACGCCTCCCTGGTCGAGCAGGGGTACGCCGAGCCCCGTCGCGGCTCGGGGACCTTCACCCGACTGCCCGGCGAGGCGACCCGGGTGCACGACCGGGCCCTGCTGCCGCGCCCCGACGACGCGGGCGTGGTCGACCTCAACTGCGCCGCCCCCGCAGCGACGTGGGGCATCGCCGCGGCCTACGAGCGGGCGCTGGCCGTGCTGCCGTCCTACCTCGCCGGTCACGGCTACTTCCCGGTCGGGTTGCCCGCCCTCCAGCAGGCGATCGCGTCGTCGTACGAGGCCCGCGGCCTCCCCACGTCGCCGGACCAGGTGATGGTCACCCCTGGTGCGCTCGCCGCGGCCGCGATCGTGTCGCGGGCCCTCACCGGTGCCGGTGACCGGGTGCTCGTCGAGTCACCGTGCTACCCCAACGCCGTCGAGGCGCTGCGCGACGCCGGCGCCCGGCTGGTCCCCTCGCCGGTCGACCCCGACGGCTGGGACCTGCCGGGGATCGGCGCCGGCCTGCACCAGGTCGCCCCGCGGCTGGCGTTCCTCATCCCCGACTTCCAGAACCCCACCGGCCTGCTGATGCCCGACGAGCAGCGGGAGGAGTACGCCGGCCACCTGCGTCGTGCCCGGGTCCGCGCCGTGGTCGACGAGGCGCACCAGTGGCTGCCGCTCGAGGGGCAGGCCATGCCGTTGCCGTTCGCGGCGCACGCACCCGGCACGGTCACCGTGGGCAGCGCCAGCAAGGGCTTCTGGGGCGGGCTGCGGGTCGGCTGGATCCGCGCCCCCGAGGGCACCATGGACAGCTTCGTCCGCGCACGCCTGGCGCTCGACCTCGGCGCCCCGGTGCTCGAGCAGCTGGTGCTGGTCGAGCTGCTCCGCGACGCCGACCGGGTCGTGGGCGACCACCGCCACCGGCTGCGCGAGCAGCGCGACGCGCTCGCCGACGCGGTGTCCACGTCGCTCCCGGACTGGCGGTTCCGGCTGCCGTCCGGGGGGTTGGCGCTGTGGTGCGAGCTGCCGGCGCCGCTGGCGACGGCGCTGGCCGCCGAGGGAGACCGGCGCGGCGTCGTCGTGGCGCCCGGGCCGGTGTTCGCCGCCGAGGGCGGCCTCGCCCGATTCGTGCGCCTCCCGTGGACCCGGCCGGTCGGCGAGCTGCAGGACGCGGTCGCCCGGCTGGCCGAGGCGTGGTCGGCGGTGCTGGCCGGTCACGACCCCGACCGGCGCCCGTCCTCGCGGGTGATGGTGGCCTGA